Proteins encoded together in one Planctomyces sp. SH-PL14 window:
- the motA gene encoding flagellar motor stator protein MotA, producing the protein MFVILGSLVVIGAVLTGFTMSGGQVAALIHPSEFITIGGAAFGAMITMSPKKVIVDLFKGLIAILKPSPFGKPAYIDLFKLLYSLSQIVRRDGLLALDSHLTSPHESPLFNKYPRLANNHHILDFIVGALGMLSDGKLTSDQLKAALETEVGVMETEHHAAVGALSKTADALPGFGIVAAVLGIVITMGAINGPAEEIGHKVGTALVGTFLGILMSYGFFGPMAGRMEFQGIEEMTFFRTIIIAVVALNEGATPRDMIMQARRGIGTEVRPTLEELEQVFKEASADT; encoded by the coding sequence ATGTTCGTCATTCTGGGCTCCCTCGTCGTGATCGGAGCAGTGCTGACGGGCTTCACCATGTCCGGCGGCCAGGTCGCGGCGCTGATCCACCCCTCCGAATTCATCACGATCGGCGGGGCGGCGTTCGGGGCCATGATCACCATGTCTCCCAAGAAGGTCATCGTCGACCTCTTCAAGGGACTGATCGCCATTCTCAAGCCTTCCCCGTTCGGGAAGCCGGCCTACATCGACCTCTTCAAACTGCTCTATTCGCTCTCGCAGATCGTCCGCCGCGACGGACTTCTGGCTCTCGACTCGCACCTGACGAGCCCGCACGAAAGCCCCCTGTTCAACAAGTACCCGCGGCTCGCCAACAACCACCACATCCTCGACTTCATCGTCGGGGCGCTCGGGATGCTCTCCGACGGCAAGCTGACGTCGGACCAGCTCAAGGCGGCCCTGGAAACGGAAGTCGGCGTGATGGAGACCGAGCACCATGCCGCGGTTGGCGCTCTCTCGAAGACCGCCGACGCCCTCCCCGGCTTCGGAATTGTCGCGGCCGTGCTCGGTATCGTGATCACGATGGGTGCGATCAACGGCCCGGCCGAAGAAATCGGCCACAAGGTCGGTACCGCACTCGTCGGTACGTTCCTCGGGATTCTGATGTCGTACGGCTTCTTCGGTCCGATGGCGGGCCGGATGGAATTCCAGGGGATCGAGGAGATGACGTTCTTCCGGACGATCATCATCGCCGTCGTGGCCCTCAACGAGGGGGCAACCCCTCGCGACATGATCATGCAGGCCCGCCGCGGCATCGGAACGGAAGTCCGCCCCACCCTTGAGGAGCTGGAGCAGGTCTTCAAGGAAGCCAGCGCGGACACCTGA
- a CDS encoding serine/threonine-protein kinase, with protein MSLRARTKLGKYRIEKVLSEGGFATVYQALDSIEGIRVALKIPHSKIVSDTLLKDFRNEARLAARLEHPNILHLKDASVIDGYFVIALPLGEKTLADRLMSRLSLRTVVEYTGQMLEAVAYAHRQRIIHCDVKPENMLLFAGNRLRLTDFGIAKVAQKTVRGSGTGTVGYMAPEQAMGRPSLRSDVFSLGLIVYRMLSGEWAEWPFTWPLPGYQKLRGRVHPEFIAWIRKSLDLNPRKRFQDADHMLRVFRVLEPHILDYGTRRRRSA; from the coding sequence GTGTCACTCCGTGCGCGAACCAAGCTGGGCAAGTACCGGATCGAGAAGGTCCTGAGCGAAGGGGGCTTCGCGACCGTTTACCAGGCGCTCGACTCCATCGAGGGGATCCGCGTCGCCCTCAAGATCCCCCACTCCAAGATCGTCAGCGACACCCTGCTGAAGGATTTCCGCAACGAGGCCCGGCTCGCCGCCCGCCTCGAACACCCGAACATCCTCCACCTCAAGGACGCTTCGGTCATCGACGGGTACTTCGTCATCGCCCTGCCGCTGGGCGAAAAGACGCTCGCCGACCGGCTGATGAGCCGCCTCTCGCTGCGGACGGTCGTGGAATACACCGGCCAGATGCTGGAAGCGGTCGCCTATGCCCACCGGCAGCGGATCATCCACTGCGACGTGAAGCCGGAGAACATGCTCCTCTTCGCCGGCAACCGCCTCCGGCTCACCGACTTCGGCATCGCCAAAGTCGCCCAGAAGACGGTCCGCGGTTCCGGGACCGGAACCGTCGGCTACATGGCCCCCGAGCAGGCGATGGGCCGCCCTTCCCTCCGGTCCGACGTCTTTTCGCTCGGCCTGATCGTCTACCGGATGCTCTCCGGCGAGTGGGCGGAGTGGCCCTTCACCTGGCCGCTGCCGGGCTATCAAAAGCTCCGGGGCCGCGTGCACCCCGAGTTCATCGCCTGGATCCGCAAGTCGCTCGACCTCAACCCCCGCAAGCGGTTCCAGGACGCGGACCACATGCTCCGGGTTTTTCGCGTCCTCGAGCCCCACATCCTGGACTACGGGACGCGGCGGCGACGGTCGGCGTAG
- a CDS encoding flagellar motor protein MotB, producing MAGKGGGAWKVAYADFVTAMMAFFLVMWIVGQDKKVKEAVAHYFMDPMGHFPMGSSRTPAKSGSLFQSVQDGNVPDSEKVPNGRGRGSYADQAERGPATIMVGQWLQSDPDLSEKWTKEAQECREEAELSPAVRSGDAEAEYVAKTLLARRLKDDVITNIPKEAKGIYQDMLYAAMNEVNWSQLAEDMQAQEP from the coding sequence ATGGCTGGCAAAGGGGGCGGAGCGTGGAAGGTCGCCTATGCCGACTTCGTGACGGCCATGATGGCGTTCTTCCTGGTGATGTGGATCGTCGGACAGGACAAGAAGGTCAAAGAGGCGGTCGCCCACTACTTCATGGACCCGATGGGGCATTTCCCCATGGGAAGTTCCCGGACTCCGGCGAAGTCCGGGTCGCTGTTTCAGTCGGTCCAGGACGGGAACGTCCCCGATTCGGAGAAAGTCCCCAACGGGCGGGGACGCGGATCGTATGCCGACCAGGCGGAGCGCGGCCCGGCGACGATCATGGTCGGCCAGTGGCTGCAGTCCGATCCGGACCTGAGTGAGAAGTGGACCAAGGAGGCCCAGGAGTGCCGGGAAGAGGCCGAGCTCTCGCCCGCCGTCCGGTCCGGCGACGCTGAGGCCGAATATGTGGCGAAGACGCTGCTCGCCCGTCGCCTGAAGGACGACGTGATCACCAACATCCCCAAAGAGGCCAAGGGGATCTACCAGGACATGTTGTACGCGGCGATGAACGAAGTGAACTGGAGCCAGCTCGCGGAAGACATGCAGGCGCAGGAGCCGTAG